The Bradyrhizobium sp. CCBAU 051011 DNA segment GGAATTCCACCTCGGCGCGTTCGAGATACCGGCCCATCCGTCCAGTCCCCCGATCGACGAGCATTGAAATCCGCCTACTCTTCCGCCTGAAGGTCCGCCTCGGCTGGCGTCGCATCGACGGCGCGAGGCGGCACGACGCGCGGGGCCAGAACGTTGGCGTCGACCTCTCCCGCGTCGGCAACGGCCGGCCACCAGGGGCGGTCGCTCCCTCGCGGCTTCACCGCCTCGACGACAAATCCCTCGCGGCCTCGTCGCAGCGTCATGGCGCCCTGCCGCCGCAGCCGCTCGGCATCGATCACGGAAGCCGCGCAGGAAGCGGGCGCCTGCCGCAGGGTCACAATGAGCGCCGCGCGCTCGCAATCGTCCGCCAGCGCCTCGGGCCTGAACGCCTGCGCGACCAGGCCGCCGCCGGCGGACGGCATCACGCAGCCGAAATCGTCGCAGGAGACGCCTGACGTGAGCGATGCATCGGTTGCCGTGCGCGCGTCGGCATCCGCCGCCAGCCACTCCTTCAGCAGGAAGACGTCCCGGGACCCCTTGGCCGCGTGCATCAGATGCAGCCTCCCATCCTGGCCGCGGACGCCGACATGGCGGCCGTCGGCGGAGATCAGGATATCCGGCTGCGGCGCCCTCGCCGCCCACAATGCCGCCGCCAGCACCAGCGCCGCGCCCGACCAGCGCAGCGGCGTGCGCAACAGGCCGAGCAGGATGATGCCGAGGCTCGCCGCGATCAGCGGCCCGATGCCGATCGCCGGCACCCGGCCGACCGCGCCGGGCAGCGCTGCGACCCATTGCGCCACAGCGATCATCCAGTCGATGCCGACGCCCATGATCGCCCAGAACGGGCGATCGAACCCGAATGGCATCGCGACGAGGCCGAGCAGCCCCGCCGGCATCACCAGCGCCGACACCACCGGCATCGCCGCGAGATTGGCGAGCACGCCATAGGGCGTGACCCGGTGGAAGTGGAAGGCGGCGTAGGGCGTGGTCGCGAGCCCCGCCACCAGCGAGGCCGGCAACAGCATGGTGATCTCGCGGCCGCCCCACAGCGCCGCGCGGGCGGTTGCGGTATGATCGGCGGTCGCGAACAGGCGCGGCATGCCGATCTGCACCAGCGCCACCAGCCCGAGCGTCGCCGCAAACGACATCTGGAAACTCGGATGCACCAGCGCTTCCGGCGCGACCGTCAGCACGATCAGGGCGGCGACCGCCAGCGTGCGAAACGTAATCGCGCGGCGATCGACCATGACGGCGATGAGCACCACCGCCGTCATGAAGAACGAGCGCTGCGTCGCGACCTCGGCGCCGGATAGCAACAGATAGAACGCGGCGGCGACGAGCGCGGCCGCCGCCGACCATTTCTTGATGGCGTAACCGACCGTGAGCGCAGGGAACAGGGCGAGCAGCGCCCGCACCGCAAAGAACACGACGCCGGCGACAACGGCCATGTGGTAGCCGGAGATCGACAGCACGTGGCCGAGGCCGGAGATGAACATCGCATCGTTCACCGGCGGTGAGATCGCATCGCGCCGCCCGGTCAACAACGCGGTGGCAATGGCGCGCTGGTCGCCTTCCAGCGTGGTCCTGATCCGCGCATCGATGGTGTCGCGCAGGCCCTGCATGAACGCCGAATAGCGCAGGCGCAGCCCGCCGGCTTCCGGCGGCTCGGCGGTCTTGATCGCGCCCATCACGAAGCCGGAGGCGCCGATGCCGGCGAAAAACATGTCGCGGCTGAAATCGTAGCTGCCCGGCCGCACCGGCGAAAGCGGCGGCAACAGCCGCGCCTTCAGCTCGACAAAGCTGCCGACCGGCGGCGCCGTCCCCTTCTTCACCGACAGCCGCACGCGCTCGAGTCTTGTTTGGCCCCGCGCGCTTTCCATAGTGACCACGCGAAGCACAAAACGGTCGGTGCGCTCGCGGATGTCGCGGGTCTCGACGAAACCGGTCAGCGAGACCGAAAACATCGGCCGCGCCAGCACGCCATGCGCGACCCGCGCGGTCTTCCAGGTCGCGATCGCAAAGCCCGCCGCAACGGCTGCGACCATGACCGCGAGCGGAAAGAATTTTTGCCGCCGCAACAGCACCGCCGCCGCGCACAGGGCGATCGCCACGACGGCAGCCGCCGATAGCGCCGGCTCATGATCGGCGGCGAAGTAGAATGCGATCCCGGTGCCGAACGCCACCGGCACCCAGGGCAGCAACCGCCCGGCACCGGCTTCCGCGCGCGCCCAGGCGCGCAGGGCCTCGATCAGCGGCGGCCAGAATGCCGGACGCGATGGCAGAACGCCGCCGGCCGCTACTGCGGCGCACGGCGGCCAGGTGCCGGCATAGCCCCGCTTCCGGCCCGAAATGTCGCCTTGCTCCGCCACGCGTGCTTACACCCTACGATCTCGTGGAGATCGCAAGACTACCGGACGCTGTATTCGGACGGCTAGCAGAACGGATGCAGAATCCTGAAAGAGCGGGGACGCGCGAAGCTCCGGGCCCCCCAACCGGCCGGCGCCCGAAAAGGCAATTCATCCACGTGGAAAACCGCCGTTAAGTCAGGCCAACTGCATTTTCCGACTCGGCAGACCGTGCTCTCTAGATCGAGGCTGGTGGCGGAGTACGAGGTGAGCCAGTTTTACTGCACGCTTCTGCTTGTGACGGCTCTGATGCTCACGGCATGCTTCGGAGTAGCGGCTTGGCGCCTCTCCGATGACACATCGGAGGTGACCGGAAGCTTTTTGCCGCCGTTGATCGAGCCGCGCTAAAAATCCCCATCATTGGGCGGTTTATTGAACCCGTCAGCGGTACCGGATGCACAAACCGGAAGAAATGCATGGCGGCCAGAGTTACAGTTGCACCAGTGGAGCGAACATCAGGACAAGTGACATGAAGCGTGCGGTCTGGATTTTATTTGCGGTGGTCCTGACCTCCTCCCCTGCCGATGCCGCCTCTCCAGAGCAATGCCGCTTCATTGAGGCACGAGCCGAGCGCGAGGCGTGCTACCAGCGCCAGGAGGCCGCGCGGGCCGCCCGGCAAAAGGCGAACGAGGTCCGGCAGGCCGAGCAGCAAAAGCCCTACGAGCCCATGACGGCGGACGACGCCCAGCTCGCAAAATCCCTGCGCAGCATTTGCCGGGGTTGCTAGGCGGCCGGCGCCACGATCCAATCCCGACGGCCCACCGCCCTGAAACCGCTCTTGCAAGTGCGCCGCAGCAGGATGCACACTGTGCGCGCATGACCAGGTGTCAACGTCTACGGCTCTCGGCTCGACTGGAATTCACAGTTGCGCTCAAAACGAGAGGAGCATGACCCCATGCGAGAAATCGAAATCCACGACTATGCACGGCAGTTGCTGGAAGCGCATGGCCCCAAGGCCATTGCGGAAGCGGCCCAGAACGCCATCGAACTCGAGGCAAAAGGCGAGGCCGAACTGGCCAGAACCTGGCGGCATATCGAAGACGCGATGAAGCTCATGCGCGGGCCGCACCAAAGCTGAGGCTGCCGGCGTGCAACGCAGAACGTGGTCCCAAAACCCGTCGCAAGCCGCTTCGCCACGGCTGAATGGCGGCACGACCTCCACGATGCGCCTCTCCATGACAGGAGTGAAGCCATGTTTCCGAAGTGTGCGACAGCCGAAGACCTCGTGAAGGCGATCAGCGACGAGAAGGTGCAGATGATCGATCTGCGCTTCACCGACTTGCCTGGGGTGTGGCAGCATTTTTCCGTGCCGCCGAGTGCCGCGAATGTCGACGCTCTCAGCGAAGGCCTTGGATTCGACGGCTCATCCATCCGCGGCTTCCAGGAAATCCAGGAAAGCGACATGCTGGTCGTGCCGGACCCGGCCACGGCCTTCCTCGACCCGTATTCGCCTGCATCGACCCTGGTCCTGATCTGCAACATCAGGGACCCCGTGACCGGTCAACCCTATAGCCGTGACGCCCGTTACATCGCCCAGAAGGCGGAAACCAACCTGAAGGGCACTGGCCTCGCCGATACGAGTTACTTCGGCCCGGAGGCAGAGTTCTTCGTGTTCGACGACGTGCGCTACGGACAGGGCATCAATTACGCCTTCCACGAAATCGATTCCAGCGAAGGAAGTTGGAATACCGGCAAGGAGGAAGACCCGAATCTGGGCCACAAGCCGCGCCCGAAGGAAGGATATTTTCCCGTTCCCCCGACCGACAGCATGCAGGCTCTCCGCACCGAAATGGTGCTGACGATGGAACAACTCGGCATCCAGATCGAAGCCCATCACCATGAAGTCGCAACCGGCGGCCAGAACGAGATCGACATGCGCTTCACTACGCTGACCCGCATGGCGGACAATCTGATGATCTACAAATACGTGGTGAAGAACACCGCCCGCGAGCACGGCATGACCGCAACGTTCATGCCGAAGCCGCTGTTCGAGGACAATGCCTCGGGGATGCACGTTCACCAGTCCCTTTGGAAGGGCGAGACCAATCTGTTCTACGACAAGGGCGACTATGCCGAGTTGAGCCAGTTCGGCCGCTACTACATCGGCGGCCTGCTGACCCACGCCTGGGCGTTGTGCGGGCTTTGCGCCCCCACCACGAACTCCTATCGGCGTCTGGTGCCAGGCTATGAGGCTCCGATCAATCTGGTCTATTCGCAGCGCAACCGCTCAGCCTGCTGCCGGATTCCGATGTATTCGCCGAACCCGCGGGCAAAGCGCGTCGAGTTTCGCTCGCCCGATCCCTCCTGCAATCCCTATCTGGCCTTTGCCGCGATGCTGATGGCCGGCCTTGACGGCATCAACAGCCGGATCGATCCGGGCAGCCCGATCGACAAGAACCTTTATGACCTGCCGCCCGCCGAGGCGAAGGACGTGAAGTCGACACCCGGATCGCTGGATCAGGCGCTCGACGCGCTCGAGCGCGATCACG contains these protein-coding regions:
- the glnA gene encoding type I glutamate--ammonia ligase, encoding MFPKCATAEDLVKAISDEKVQMIDLRFTDLPGVWQHFSVPPSAANVDALSEGLGFDGSSIRGFQEIQESDMLVVPDPATAFLDPYSPASTLVLICNIRDPVTGQPYSRDARYIAQKAETNLKGTGLADTSYFGPEAEFFVFDDVRYGQGINYAFHEIDSSEGSWNTGKEEDPNLGHKPRPKEGYFPVPPTDSMQALRTEMVLTMEQLGIQIEAHHHEVATGGQNEIDMRFTTLTRMADNLMIYKYVVKNTAREHGMTATFMPKPLFEDNASGMHVHQSLWKGETNLFYDKGDYAELSQFGRYYIGGLLTHAWALCGLCAPTTNSYRRLVPGYEAPINLVYSQRNRSACCRIPMYSPNPRAKRVEFRSPDPSCNPYLAFAAMLMAGLDGINSRIDPGSPIDKNLYDLPPAEAKDVKSTPGSLDQALDALERDHAFLLRGDVFTGDVIETWLDYKRKKEIDPIRLRPHPYEFHLYYDI
- a CDS encoding ComEC/Rec2 family competence protein; the protein is MAEQGDISGRKRGYAGTWPPCAAVAAGGVLPSRPAFWPPLIEALRAWARAEAGAGRLLPWVPVAFGTGIAFYFAADHEPALSAAAVVAIALCAAAVLLRRQKFFPLAVMVAAVAAGFAIATWKTARVAHGVLARPMFSVSLTGFVETRDIRERTDRFVLRVVTMESARGQTRLERVRLSVKKGTAPPVGSFVELKARLLPPLSPVRPGSYDFSRDMFFAGIGASGFVMGAIKTAEPPEAGGLRLRYSAFMQGLRDTIDARIRTTLEGDQRAIATALLTGRRDAISPPVNDAMFISGLGHVLSISGYHMAVVAGVVFFAVRALLALFPALTVGYAIKKWSAAAALVAAAFYLLLSGAEVATQRSFFMTAVVLIAVMVDRRAITFRTLAVAALIVLTVAPEALVHPSFQMSFAATLGLVALVQIGMPRLFATADHTATARAALWGGREITMLLPASLVAGLATTPYAAFHFHRVTPYGVLANLAAMPVVSALVMPAGLLGLVAMPFGFDRPFWAIMGVGIDWMIAVAQWVAALPGAVGRVPAIGIGPLIAASLGIILLGLLRTPLRWSGAALVLAAALWAARAPQPDILISADGRHVGVRGQDGRLHLMHAAKGSRDVFLLKEWLAADADARTATDASLTSGVSCDDFGCVMPSAGGGLVAQAFRPEALADDCERAALIVTLRQAPASCAASVIDAERLRRQGAMTLRRGREGFVVEAVKPRGSDRPWWPAVADAGEVDANVLAPRVVPPRAVDATPAEADLQAEE